A window of the Polaribacter sp. HaHaR_3_91 genome harbors these coding sequences:
- the rnpA gene encoding ribonuclease P protein component yields the protein MKHTLGKEERLKSKKLIEKLYVERNSVKAYPLRMIYLQTDHTSEFPAQVGVSVPKRNFKLAVDRNRIKRLMRESYRLQKEIVYNNLEQPYVFMISYIGKDKCTYDEIFLKMEKLLTRFVSEVKNKKNEEV from the coding sequence ATGAAGCATACCTTAGGAAAAGAAGAGCGTTTAAAAAGTAAAAAGCTCATAGAAAAACTTTATGTAGAGAGAAATTCTGTGAAGGCGTATCCTCTTAGAATGATTTATTTACAAACAGATCATACCTCAGAATTCCCAGCTCAAGTGGGAGTTTCTGTTCCTAAACGTAATTTTAAACTAGCTGTAGACAGAAATAGAATTAAGCGGTTAATGCGAGAATCTTATCGTTTGCAAAAAGAAATTGTCTACAATAATTTAGAGCAACCTTATGTTTTTATGATTTCGTATATTGGGAAAGATAAATGTACTTATGACGAGATATTCTTAAAAATGGAAAAATTACTAACTCGGTTTGTTAGTGAAGTAAAAAATAAAAAAAATGAAGAGGTTTAA
- a CDS encoding DUF2892 domain-containing protein, whose product MLNKYFRVIVGVMVLLSVVLSVYVSPNWMWFTVFIGVNLIQSAFTKWCLLETILVKLGVKK is encoded by the coding sequence ATGTTAAATAAATATTTTAGAGTTATAGTAGGAGTAATGGTTTTATTAAGTGTGGTGCTTTCTGTTTATGTAAGTCCTAATTGGATGTGGTTTACCGTATTTATAGGAGTAAATTTAATTCAGTCTGCTTTTACAAAATGGTGTTTGTTAGAAACCATTTTAGTGAAATTAGGCGTTAAAAAATAA
- a CDS encoding S41 family peptidase produces the protein MKRFKFSKNTIIVLLVGTIFLSFAFKSKFFEVAKQIEIYNTLFKELNMYYVDEINPAELTNSAIKNTLKDLDPYTNFYNEQDVENAKILREGEYGGIGVSVYYIKQGIQIKEIFKGYSADKAGLKPGDIIVSIDGQSVKDMESEQLSMLIKGTPNSAFSAEIERQGKRIQKEITRDKVVINPVPFSEMIDEETGYIVLTRFNEKASSEVKKAFRKLKKAGMKQLVFDLRGNPGGSLLESINIANFFLPKGEVIVSTKAKVKKWSNTYKSTNDPLDLEIPIVVLVNGRSASASEIVSGSLQDYDRAVIMGQRSFGKGLVQRYRKLTYGTQLKLTISKYYTPSGRCIQELDYANRDKNGKVPKFSDSGINEFKTANGRKVYDGGGVLPDVVIKTSEKTEATEMILNSKVIFNFSVNYYYQHPSIESALNFEFKEADFNKFTNYLELDTTFVTRQEALFKEAYKAITVNNISNEYEKIKEKLFKNKVDEITKNKDILKIVLEEEILNKYYFDEGVYNHKLKNDLVIREAVNVLKNQEKYKQILSAK, from the coding sequence ATGAAGAGGTTTAAGTTTTCAAAAAATACAATTATTGTTCTTTTAGTAGGAACAATCTTTTTATCGTTTGCATTTAAATCGAAATTCTTTGAGGTTGCCAAGCAAATTGAAATTTACAATACATTATTTAAAGAGTTAAATATGTATTATGTAGATGAAATTAATCCTGCAGAATTAACAAATAGCGCTATTAAAAATACGCTTAAAGATTTAGATCCTTATACCAATTTTTACAATGAGCAAGATGTAGAAAATGCAAAAATATTAAGAGAAGGAGAGTATGGCGGTATTGGAGTTTCTGTTTATTATATAAAACAAGGAATTCAGATTAAAGAAATTTTTAAGGGATATTCGGCAGATAAAGCAGGTTTAAAACCTGGAGATATTATTGTTTCTATTGATGGACAATCTGTAAAAGATATGGAAAGTGAGCAACTTTCTATGTTGATAAAAGGAACGCCAAATAGTGCTTTTTCTGCAGAGATAGAAAGACAAGGGAAAAGGATTCAGAAAGAAATAACTAGGGATAAAGTGGTGATAAATCCTGTGCCTTTTTCTGAAATGATTGATGAAGAAACGGGGTATATTGTATTAACACGCTTTAATGAAAAAGCGTCATCCGAAGTAAAAAAAGCATTTAGAAAATTAAAGAAGGCAGGTATGAAGCAACTGGTTTTCGATTTAAGAGGAAATCCAGGAGGTTCTTTGTTAGAATCTATAAATATTGCTAATTTCTTTTTACCAAAAGGAGAGGTAATTGTTTCTACAAAAGCAAAAGTTAAAAAATGGAGCAATACGTATAAAAGCACTAATGATCCTTTAGACTTAGAGATACCGATTGTAGTTTTAGTAAATGGACGTTCTGCTTCGGCATCAGAAATTGTAAGTGGTTCTTTGCAAGATTATGATAGGGCGGTAATTATGGGGCAGCGTTCTTTTGGAAAAGGATTGGTACAGCGTTATAGAAAATTGACATACGGTACCCAATTAAAGTTAACAATTTCTAAGTATTATACGCCAAGTGGTCGATGTATTCAGGAGTTAGATTATGCTAATAGAGATAAAAACGGAAAAGTTCCTAAATTTTCTGATTCAGGAATCAATGAGTTTAAAACGGCAAACGGAAGAAAAGTATATGATGGAGGTGGTGTTTTACCAGATGTAGTTATTAAAACATCAGAAAAAACGGAAGCAACTGAGATGATCTTAAACTCTAAAGTTATTTTTAATTTTTCTGTAAACTATTATTATCAGCATCCATCAATAGAAAGTGCTCTTAATTTTGAATTTAAAGAGGCTGATTTTAATAAGTTTACTAATTATTTAGAGTTAGATACCACATTTGTTACCAGGCAAGAAGCTTTGTTTAAAGAAGCATATAAAGCTATAACAGTAAATAATATTTCTAATGAATATGAGAAAATTAAAGAAAAATTATTTAAAAATAAAGTAGATGAAATCACTAAGAATAAGGATATTCTTAAAATAGTTCTTGAAGAAGAAATTCTAAATAAATACTATTTTGATGAGGGGGTATATAATCATAAATTAAAGAATGATTTGGTTATAAGAGAAGCGGTTAACGTATTAAAAAACCAAGAAAAATATAAGCAAATTTTATCCGCTAAATAA
- a CDS encoding acyl-CoA dehydrogenase family protein, giving the protein MKQDLFQAPDYYNLDDLLSEEHKLVRTAAREWVKRDVSPIIEEYAQKAEFPTQIISGLAEIGAFGPYIPSAYGGAGLDQISYGLIMQEIERGDSGVRSTASVQSSLVMYPIYKYGNEAQRKKYLPKLASGEWMGCFGLTEPNHGSNPSGMETKFKDMGDHYLLNGAKMWISNAPFAQVAVVWAKNEEGRIHGLLVERGMEGFTTPTTHNKWSLRASATGELIFDNVKVPKENLLPNKSGLGAPLGCLDSARFGIAWGAIGAAMDCYDTALRYCKEREQFGKPIGQFQLQQKKLAEMITEITKAQLLAWRLGTLKNEGKATSAQISMAKRNNVDMAIHIAREARQMLGGMGITGEYSIMRHMMNLESVITYEGTHDIHLLITGLDVTGLSAFK; this is encoded by the coding sequence ATGAAACAAGATCTTTTTCAAGCGCCAGATTATTATAATCTAGATGATTTATTATCCGAAGAACACAAACTAGTAAGAACTGCAGCTCGAGAATGGGTAAAACGAGACGTTTCTCCTATTATTGAAGAGTATGCTCAGAAAGCAGAATTTCCAACTCAAATTATTAGTGGTTTGGCAGAAATTGGTGCTTTTGGCCCTTACATTCCTTCAGCATATGGTGGTGCAGGATTAGATCAAATTTCTTACGGATTAATTATGCAAGAAATTGAACGTGGAGACTCTGGAGTTCGCTCTACTGCTTCTGTACAATCTTCATTAGTAATGTATCCTATTTATAAATATGGAAATGAAGCACAACGTAAAAAGTATTTACCAAAGTTAGCTTCTGGCGAGTGGATGGGCTGTTTTGGATTAACAGAACCAAATCACGGTTCTAACCCTAGCGGAATGGAAACCAAGTTTAAAGATATGGGAGATCATTATCTTTTAAATGGTGCAAAAATGTGGATTTCTAACGCTCCTTTTGCTCAAGTTGCAGTGGTTTGGGCAAAAAATGAAGAAGGTAGAATTCATGGTTTATTGGTAGAACGCGGAATGGAAGGTTTTACTACGCCTACCACACATAATAAATGGTCTTTGCGTGCATCTGCAACAGGAGAACTTATTTTTGATAATGTAAAAGTGCCTAAAGAAAATTTATTGCCTAATAAATCTGGATTAGGAGCACCTTTAGGTTGTTTAGATTCTGCAAGATTCGGAATTGCTTGGGGCGCAATTGGTGCTGCAATGGATTGTTACGATACCGCCTTACGTTATTGTAAAGAACGCGAACAGTTTGGCAAACCGATTGGTCAATTTCAACTACAACAAAAAAAATTAGCAGAAATGATTACTGAAATCACCAAAGCACAATTATTAGCCTGGAGATTGGGTACTTTAAAAAATGAAGGAAAAGCAACTTCCGCTCAGATTTCTATGGCAAAAAGAAATAACGTAGACATGGCTATTCATATTGCAAGAGAAGCTAGACAAATGTTAGGCGGAATGGGCATTACTGGAGAATATTCTATAATGCGACACATGATGAATCTGGAAAGTGTAATTACCTATGAAGGTACTCATGACATACACTTATTAATTACAGGTTTAGACGTAACAGGTTTAAGTGCTTTTAAGTAG
- a CDS encoding YihY/virulence factor BrkB family protein, with product MTDKKENTERKKFKLTHLPELLLTSAKAWFKDDPFNKAAIIAYYAILSLPALLIIIFNLVGSIWGKEIVEGQILNEISNAIGAETAETIKGMMVNDGNKKTSLFTTIIGIATLLYGSTGVFFQIQNILDTIWDAKPRFKNGVLETVFVRLKSFGFILIIVFLLLISLVLTSLLSTFGENLKNIISNELVNSIFTLDIFISLASIYFVFAAMFKILPNANVPWRAVRIGALLTSILFVVGKYLLAIYFSEVEPGSTYGAAGSIILVMLWVSYTSLILFYGAHFTRAYSIKYLLKQPEKIIE from the coding sequence ATGACAGATAAAAAAGAAAATACAGAAAGAAAAAAATTTAAACTAACACATTTACCTGAGTTATTGTTAACAAGTGCAAAAGCCTGGTTTAAAGATGACCCCTTTAATAAAGCTGCAATTATTGCTTATTACGCAATACTCTCTTTACCTGCACTACTAATTATTATATTTAACCTTGTTGGTTCTATTTGGGGGAAAGAAATAGTAGAAGGACAAATTTTAAACGAAATATCTAACGCTATTGGTGCCGAAACGGCAGAAACAATAAAAGGAATGATGGTTAATGATGGAAATAAAAAAACGTCATTATTTACTACCATCATTGGTATTGCAACTTTACTGTATGGTTCTACAGGTGTATTTTTTCAAATACAAAATATTTTAGACACCATTTGGGATGCTAAACCTAGATTTAAAAATGGTGTTTTAGAAACTGTTTTTGTAAGATTAAAAAGTTTTGGTTTTATCTTAATTATTGTTTTCTTACTATTAATAAGTCTCGTTTTAACATCACTACTTAGTACTTTTGGAGAAAATTTAAAAAATATTATTTCTAATGAATTAGTAAATTCCATTTTCACGTTGGATATTTTTATCTCCTTAGCTTCTATTTATTTTGTTTTTGCAGCGATGTTTAAAATTCTACCAAATGCAAATGTACCATGGAGAGCTGTTAGAATTGGTGCTTTGTTAACCTCAATTCTTTTTGTTGTTGGTAAATATTTACTTGCAATTTACTTTAGCGAAGTAGAACCAGGTTCTACCTATGGTGCCGCTGGCTCTATAATATTAGTAATGCTATGGGTTTCTTACACTAGTTTGATTCTCTTCTATGGAGCACACTTTACAAGAGCTTATTCAATAAAATATCTTTTAAAACAACCAGAAAAAATTATCGAATAA
- a CDS encoding outer membrane beta-barrel protein produces the protein MKKVLLLICLIFTCITYSQTKEFKITGTITSLEDNELLESATVHAERLKDSSIISYTITDAKGYFNVEGKTADSQIKLVVSYIGYKPYTKIINTKNQHVGNLNLELANALDAVVIRSSAPITIKKDTVEFNVKSFKTKKDANVEDLLKKLPGVEVDDEGAITVNGKSVNKILVNGKPFFGNDPTITTRNLTKDIIEKIQISDTKTNAQAFAGEDSDGENKTINLTIKKENNKGYFGKTAAGIGTDGRYEYAGMATRFKGSERIGLLAGGNNINSPGFSFGNQRLQFGGNNRSFGGGQGIVTSNNYGLNYINAFGKMFELSSDYFYKNSESDNKTTSNRETFLADGTSFSTNSYNTSFNESDSHDASVDFEIEIDSTFRIDIESDFNADINKNTYTSNSESFNNSNALTNDSNSNSIADSNSKNFNNEVNLTKMFGSRGAFLRVELTANIDKSETEDLVKSETNIYGDTPNQILRDQYSDGNTDKTEIGSEVTYRFPIISRLLFFDVGYEYSNTKTTKIRSTFNLDQNTNDYTDFSSLLSTDFEYQDNVKKPRAKLSFRNEKWSTSADIAYVNRTLKNTDFLRPETNLEREFNNLEYGLGLRFRKNRTSSYRLRYNFRNGTPSLSQLQPFRDESNPLNIVTGNPELDPTKTHSIRFGVSNFNWQERTGFWAFGNATITNDRVVANTIVDQNTLIRETSYANVDGFYSLQGGGSYSVTKKWEDFGSLKSEFTVFGNLNKNINFNNGVQYSSKATSISPRIGFDFMWDDVFEIRPSYSVSFNKNTYDIDSFSDKNFTSHDVLISTSTFLPKKLEWRNDVNYNYNPNIADGFQKSAWFWNTTLRYSILKDQGAVGIKVYDILNQNTNARRVATEDYIQDSSSTVLKQYAMLTFTWKFNSLGGAGKKFEPSRERRYRG, from the coding sequence ATGAAGAAAGTTCTTTTACTCATCTGCTTAATTTTTACTTGTATCACCTATTCTCAAACTAAAGAATTTAAAATTACTGGTACAATAACATCACTAGAAGACAATGAATTGCTAGAATCTGCAACCGTACATGCAGAACGTTTAAAAGACAGCAGTATTATTTCTTATACAATAACAGACGCTAAAGGTTATTTTAATGTTGAAGGTAAAACAGCAGATAGCCAAATAAAATTAGTAGTTTCATATATTGGTTATAAACCGTACACAAAAATAATTAATACAAAAAACCAGCATGTTGGTAATTTAAATTTAGAACTAGCTAATGCATTAGATGCTGTTGTTATTAGATCAAGTGCTCCCATCACCATAAAAAAAGATACCGTAGAATTTAATGTAAAGTCTTTTAAAACAAAGAAAGATGCCAATGTAGAAGATTTATTAAAAAAACTACCTGGAGTAGAAGTCGATGATGAAGGAGCAATAACGGTAAACGGAAAATCTGTGAATAAAATACTTGTTAACGGAAAGCCTTTCTTTGGAAACGACCCAACCATTACAACCAGAAACCTTACCAAAGATATTATTGAAAAAATACAAATTTCAGATACAAAAACCAATGCACAAGCATTTGCAGGTGAAGATTCTGATGGAGAAAATAAAACGATAAACCTGACTATTAAAAAAGAAAATAATAAAGGGTATTTTGGTAAAACTGCTGCAGGAATTGGTACAGACGGAAGATATGAATATGCAGGTATGGCAACTCGTTTTAAAGGAAGCGAACGAATAGGACTTTTAGCCGGTGGTAATAATATAAACTCTCCTGGTTTTAGTTTTGGAAATCAAAGATTGCAATTTGGTGGAAATAACAGAAGCTTTGGAGGCGGACAAGGTATTGTTACTTCTAACAACTATGGTTTAAATTACATAAACGCTTTTGGTAAAATGTTTGAACTTTCTAGTGATTACTTCTATAAAAATAGTGAATCCGACAATAAAACAACTAGTAACAGAGAAACATTCTTAGCCGACGGAACAAGCTTTTCTACAAATTCTTACAACACTTCTTTTAATGAAAGTGACAGCCATGATGCAAGTGTAGATTTTGAAATTGAAATTGACAGTACTTTTAGAATTGACATAGAATCTGATTTTAATGCAGATATTAACAAAAACACATATACAAGTAATTCAGAAAGTTTTAATAACAGCAATGCGCTAACAAACGATTCTAACTCTAACTCAATTGCAGATTCTAATAGCAAAAATTTTAATAATGAAGTAAATTTAACCAAAATGTTTGGCAGTAGAGGTGCTTTTTTAAGAGTAGAATTGACAGCAAATATTGATAAATCTGAAACAGAAGATTTAGTGAAATCTGAAACTAATATTTATGGTGATACACCAAATCAAATACTTAGAGACCAATATTCCGATGGAAATACAGACAAAACGGAAATTGGAAGTGAGGTTACGTATCGTTTTCCAATAATATCAAGACTATTATTTTTTGATGTTGGTTATGAATATTCAAACACAAAAACAACAAAAATAAGAAGTACGTTTAACTTGGATCAAAACACCAACGATTACACAGATTTCAGTAGCTTATTAAGTACCGATTTCGAATATCAAGACAATGTTAAAAAACCACGTGCAAAATTATCTTTCCGAAATGAAAAATGGTCTACTTCTGCAGATATTGCTTACGTAAACAGAACTTTAAAAAACACAGATTTTTTAAGGCCAGAAACCAATTTAGAAAGAGAATTTAATAACTTAGAATACGGATTAGGGCTTCGTTTTAGAAAAAACAGAACCAGTAGCTATCGTCTTAGATATAACTTTAGAAACGGAACACCTTCTTTATCTCAATTACAACCATTTAGAGATGAATCTAATCCTTTAAATATTGTAACTGGTAATCCAGAATTAGATCCTACTAAAACACATAGTATTCGTTTTGGAGTATCCAATTTTAATTGGCAAGAAAGAACTGGTTTTTGGGCTTTTGGTAACGCTACTATAACAAATGATAGAGTCGTAGCAAACACTATAGTAGATCAAAATACACTTATTAGAGAAACTTCTTATGCCAACGTAGATGGTTTTTATAGCCTACAAGGTGGTGGAAGTTATAGTGTAACCAAAAAATGGGAAGATTTTGGTAGTTTAAAATCAGAATTTACGGTTTTTGGAAATCTTAATAAAAACATTAACTTTAACAATGGTGTACAATATTCTAGTAAAGCAACGTCTATTTCTCCAAGAATTGGTTTTGATTTTATGTGGGATGATGTGTTTGAAATTAGACCATCTTATTCTGTTTCATTTAACAAAAACACTTACGATATAGATAGTTTTAGTGATAAAAACTTTACAAGTCATGATGTTTTAATAAGCACCTCAACATTTTTACCAAAAAAGTTAGAATGGAGAAACGATGTTAACTATAACTATAATCCAAATATTGCAGACGGATTTCAAAAAAGTGCTTGGTTTTGGAATACAACTTTACGTTATTCAATCTTAAAAGATCAAGGAGCAGTTGGTATTAAAGTATATGATATTTTAAATCAGAATACAAATGCAAGAAGAGTCGCTACAGAAGATTATATTCAAGATTCTTCTAGTACTGTTTTAAAACAATACGCAATGTTAACCTTTACCTGGAAATTTAATAGTTTAGGAGGAGCAGGTAAAAAGTTTGAACCATCAAGAGAAAGAAGATATAGAGGATAA
- a CDS encoding efflux RND transporter permease subunit, with translation MKEGLAGKIAKVFIGSKLTVLLMIVFMVVGVYASFLIPREEEPQIDVPMADIFVGYPGASPTEVETRVVKPLEKLISNIKGVEYVYSTSMNEKAMVIVQFYVGEDIERSFVKLYNEINKHMDQMPAGVTFPLVKTRAIDDVPMLGLTLWSENYSDYQLSQMAQELESEIKKVNDVSITHKIGGRNRQLRVVLDKDKLAASGLDFLSVSEMIKANNTQLSAGSFDKSDTEFLVKTGKFLASAADVENLVVGVQQNRPIYLKQIANIVDGPEIPQNYVCLGFGKASEKANTYKSEYPAVTISVAKRKGADAMKIAEVILTKVNHLRTTLIPDDVHVEITRNYGETASHKVSELLWHLIGSIFAVTLVVMLAMGWRGGLVVFLSVPITFALTLLSYYMMDYTLNRITLFALVFVTGIVVDDSIIIAENMHRHFKMKRLPFKQAALYAINEVGNPTILATFTVIASVLPMAFVSGLMGPYMAPMPIGASIAMILSLFVALTITPYLGYIFLREKDKKGGVEKVEKPLEETFIYRIYNKFERPLLENGMKRWLFLGGTFVVLMATMVLFFTNSVAVKMLPFDNKNEFQVVIDMPEGTTLERTGVVAQEISQYLATRPEVVNYQNYIGTSAPITFNGLVRHYDLRGGSNMADIQVNLVDKGERTIQSHGIAKLLRPEIQRIAAKYNANVKLVEVPPGPPVLSTIVAEVYGPDYNEQIKIANSVQNILKNTEDVVDIDWMVEDDQTEYQFEINKEKAMLYGVVPQQIAYTMNMALSNRAITTLYDENAVNQVGLVLSLDEKEKSTISDISQLKVKSKQGNMVPIADLVEIKETIAAKSIYRKNQKRVVYVLADMAGELESPAYAILGMEEKLKEIKLPVGYKLDEMYLGQPDFEDNYTVKWDGEWQITLEVFRDLGIAFLGAIILIYILIVGWFQNFKAPIVMMVAIPLSLIGIILGHWIMGAFFTATSFIGMIALAGIMVRNSVLLIDFINLRTDEGIPLKQACIEAGAVRTTPILLTAGTVVIGAFVILFDPIFQGLAISLMGGTIVSTVLTLLVVPLVYYMIEKKNYK, from the coding sequence ATGAAAGAAGGTTTAGCTGGAAAAATTGCAAAAGTCTTTATTGGATCAAAATTAACCGTATTGCTAATGATCGTTTTTATGGTGGTTGGTGTGTATGCTTCGTTTTTAATTCCGAGAGAAGAAGAGCCGCAAATTGATGTGCCAATGGCAGATATTTTTGTGGGATATCCTGGTGCGAGTCCTACCGAGGTAGAAACGCGCGTGGTAAAACCTTTAGAAAAATTAATCTCGAATATTAAAGGTGTAGAGTATGTGTATTCTACGTCTATGAACGAGAAAGCAATGGTAATTGTGCAGTTTTATGTGGGTGAAGATATTGAGCGTTCTTTTGTAAAGTTATACAATGAAATTAACAAACACATGGATCAAATGCCAGCTGGTGTTACGTTTCCGTTGGTTAAAACACGTGCTATTGATGATGTGCCAATGTTGGGTTTAACGTTGTGGAGTGAAAACTATAGCGATTATCAATTAAGCCAAATGGCGCAAGAGTTAGAATCGGAAATTAAGAAGGTGAATGATGTTTCTATTACGCATAAAATTGGCGGTAGAAACCGTCAGTTACGTGTGGTTTTAGACAAAGATAAATTGGCTGCAAGCGGATTGGATTTCTTATCAGTTTCTGAAATGATAAAAGCCAATAACACACAATTAAGTGCAGGTAGTTTTGATAAAAGTGATACAGAATTTTTAGTAAAAACAGGTAAGTTTTTAGCTTCTGCTGCAGATGTTGAAAATTTAGTGGTTGGCGTACAACAGAATAGACCAATCTACTTAAAACAAATTGCTAATATTGTTGATGGACCAGAAATTCCACAGAATTATGTGTGTTTAGGTTTCGGAAAAGCGAGTGAAAAAGCCAATACCTATAAATCTGAATATCCGGCAGTAACTATTTCTGTTGCTAAAAGAAAAGGAGCCGATGCTATGAAAATTGCTGAGGTTATTTTAACAAAAGTAAATCATTTACGTACAACTTTAATTCCGGATGATGTACACGTAGAAATTACAAGAAATTACGGAGAAACCGCTTCTCATAAAGTTTCTGAACTGTTGTGGCATTTGATTGGTTCTATCTTTGCAGTTACCTTGGTTGTAATGCTAGCAATGGGTTGGCGTGGTGGTTTGGTGGTGTTTTTATCGGTGCCAATTACGTTTGCGTTAACGTTGTTGAGTTATTATATGATGGATTATACGTTAAACAGAATTACGTTGTTTGCGTTGGTTTTTGTAACAGGTATTGTGGTGGATGATTCCATAATTATTGCAGAAAATATGCACCGACATTTTAAGATGAAACGTCTGCCGTTTAAACAAGCTGCTTTATATGCAATTAATGAAGTTGGAAATCCAACCATTTTAGCAACATTTACTGTTATAGCTTCTGTTTTACCAATGGCTTTTGTGTCTGGTTTAATGGGGCCTTATATGGCGCCAATGCCAATTGGAGCATCAATTGCAATGATTTTGTCATTATTTGTAGCCTTAACCATAACACCTTATTTAGGATATATTTTCTTAAGAGAAAAAGATAAAAAAGGTGGTGTAGAGAAAGTAGAAAAACCTTTAGAAGAAACTTTTATATATAGAATTTATAACAAATTTGAAAGACCTTTATTGGAAAATGGAATGAAACGTTGGTTGTTTCTGGGTGGAACATTTGTGGTTTTAATGGCTACAATGGTATTATTTTTCACCAATTCTGTGGCTGTAAAAATGTTGCCTTTTGATAATAAAAACGAGTTTCAGGTAGTAATAGATATGCCAGAAGGAACTACTTTAGAAAGAACAGGAGTTGTTGCTCAAGAAATTTCTCAGTATTTAGCAACAAGACCAGAAGTGGTGAATTATCAGAATTATATTGGTACTTCTGCACCGATTACTTTTAATGGTTTGGTACGTCATTACGATTTACGTGGAGGTTCTAATATGGCAGATATTCAAGTGAATTTGGTTGATAAGGGAGAACGAACAATTCAGAGCCATGGAATTGCAAAATTATTAAGACCAGAAATACAACGAATTGCTGCAAAATACAATGCAAATGTGAAGTTGGTAGAAGTACCACCAGGACCTCCTGTATTATCTACTATTGTTGCTGAGGTTTATGGACCTGATTATAATGAGCAAATTAAGATAGCAAATAGTGTTCAGAATATTTTAAAGAACACAGAAGATGTGGTAGATATCGATTGGATGGTAGAAGATGACCAAACAGAGTATCAATTTGAAATTAATAAAGAAAAGGCAATGTTGTATGGGGTTGTTCCGCAGCAAATTGCGTACACCATGAATATGGCTTTGTCTAACCGTGCAATTACTACTTTGTATGATGAAAATGCGGTGAATCAGGTTGGTTTGGTATTGAGTTTAGATGAAAAAGAAAAGTCTACTATTTCTGATATTTCGCAATTAAAAGTAAAATCTAAACAAGGGAATATGGTTCCTATTGCAGATTTGGTTGAAATTAAAGAGACTATTGCTGCAAAAAGTATTTATAGAAAAAACCAAAAACGTGTGGTTTATGTATTGGCAGATATGGCAGGAGAATTAGAAAGTCCGGCATATGCCATTTTAGGAATGGAAGAAAAATTGAAAGAAATAAAACTTCCTGTAGGGTATAAGTTGGATGAAATGTATTTGGGACAGCCAGATTTTGAAGATAATTACACTGTGAAATGGGATGGAGAATGGCAAATTACTTTAGAGGTTTTTAGAGATTTAGGAATTGCATTTTTGGGAGCTATCATCTTAATTTATATTTTAATTGTTGGATGGTTTCAAAATTTTAAAGCACCAATTGTTATGATGGTGGCAATTCCGTTATCATTAATAGGAATTATTTTAGGACACTGGATTATGGGTGCATTTTTTACAGCAACATCATTTATTGGAATGATTGCACTGGCAGGAATTATGGTTCGGAATTCTGTTTTATTGATAGATTTTATCAACTTAAGAACAGATGAAGGAATTCCTTTAAAACAAGCTTGTATTGAAGCAGGAGCAGTAAGAACAACTCCAATTTTATTAACCGCAGGAACCGTTGTTATTGGAGCATTTGTAATTTTGTTTGACCCTATTTTTCAAGGACTAGCAATATCTTTAATGGGAGGAACGATTGTTTCTACGGTATTAACATTGTTAGTTGTGCCACTTGTTTATTATATGATAGAAAAGAAGAATTATAAATAG